From Chiloscyllium punctatum isolate Juve2018m chromosome 36, sChiPun1.3, whole genome shotgun sequence, the proteins below share one genomic window:
- the LOC140460907 gene encoding uncharacterized protein, whose product MVKPEESHTVEKPWKCCDCGRGFHAPSVLEIHRRSHTGERPFSCRECGKGFTCSSHLLDHRRVHTREKPFSCPECGKGFTYSSHLLAHQRVHAGERPFPCSECGKAFSKSSDLLKHQRVHRGERPFSCPECRKAFSDSSTLQRHQWVHTGERPFSCPECRKGFTRSSALLTHLRVHTGEKPFSCPECGMAFSRSSHLLRHQRVHTGERPFSCLQCGKCFTQPSNLLTHQRIHTCEKPFSCPKCGKGFAVSSNLVAHLRFHTGERPFSCPECRKAFSNSSALLRHQRVHTGEKPFSCPECGKGFTRSSTLLTHRRVHTGERPFSCPECRKAFSDSSALLKHQRVHTGERPFSCPECGKRFTFSRNLRKHQRGHQRSQQSDSAAGAAMIPPQD is encoded by the coding sequence ATGGTGAAACCAGAGGAATCCCACAccgtggagaaaccgtggaagtgttgCGACTGCGGGAGAGGCTTCCATGCCCCATCTGTCCTGGAGATTCATCGGCGAAGTCACACTGGGGAAAGGCCATTCTCCTGCCGCGAGTGCGGGAAAGGCTttacctgctcctcccacctgctggaCCACCGCCGAGTCCACACCAGGGagaagccattctcctgccctgagtgtgggaagggcttcacctactcctcccacctgctggcccaccagcgCGTCCAcgccggggagaggcccttcccctgctccgagtgtgggaaggccttcagcaaatcCTCGGACCTCCTGAAGCACCAACGGGTCCACAGAggtgagaggccattcagctgccctgagtgcaggaaggccttcagtgattcctctacCCTgcagagacaccagtgggtccacaccggggaaaggccgttctcctgccccgagtgcaggaagggctttacccgctcTTCTGCTCTGCTGACCCATCTGCGGGTCCACACGGgtgagaagcccttcagctgccccgagtgtgggatggccttcagcaggtcttcccacctgctgaggcaccagcgggtccacactggggagaggccattctcctgcctccaGTGTGGAAAGTGCTTTACCCAgccctccaacctgctgacccaccagcggatccacacctgTGAGAAACCGTTCTCCtgccccaagtgcgggaagggctttgctGTTTCCTCTAACCTCGTGGCCCACCTGCGgttccacacaggggagaggcctttcagttgtcccgagtgcaggaaggccttcagcaattcctctgccctgcttaGGCACCAGCGCGTCCACACCGGAGagaagccattctcctgccccgagtgcgggaagggctttacacgctcctccacactgctgacccaccggcgggtccacacgggggagaggccattcagctgccctgagtgcaggaaggccttcagtgattcctctgccctgctgaagcaccagcgagtccacactggggagaggcccttcagctgccctgagtgcgggaagaggTTTACATTTTCccgcaacttgcggaagcaccagcgggggcaccagcgctcacAACAATCAGATTCTGCCGCTGGTGCTGCCATGATTCCCCCCCAGGACTGA